Proteins encoded within one genomic window of Camelina sativa cultivar DH55 chromosome 19, Cs, whole genome shotgun sequence:
- the LOC104767002 gene encoding uncharacterized protein LOC104767002 isoform X2 — protein sequence MHYCIIAARELKVILGEERGGRGGEMAEYRLGELRHMLMTVFLSGFAGYLVRPVMTDVTVAAVCSGINDSCSLAVYLTGVQQVTVGIGTMVMMPVIGNLSDRYGIKALLTLPMCLSILPPAILGYRRDRNFFYAFYITKTLFDMVCRGTVDCLAQAYVAKNVHGKRRISMFGVFAGVKTISGVFATFSARFLPIASTFQVSAISLFVGLVYMRVFLKERLHDEDNENSDDGGGSNNQQKVHDDGDLRMLAEPILKDAPSKTHVFNVKYSSLKDMASFIKKSPILVQTLVVTFFATLSQSGMQSAFMYFMKARFGFNKNDFAELFLLDNIIGSTSQLFILPILVSAIGERWVLSTGLLMDFLNAAILSVAWSAWIPYATTLLVPGAMFVMPSVYGIASRQVGSGEQGKVQGCIAGVKSLAGVLAPCVFSPLTALFLSENAPFYFPGFSLLCIAFSLMIGFFQSLLLKDLPSPLVNKPISKVATN from the exons ATGCATTATTGCATTATTGCTGCAAGAGAATTAAAGGTGATCTTGGgtgaagagagaggaggaagggGCGGAGAGATGGCGGAATATAGACTTGGAGAGCTTAGACACATGCTGATGACGGTGTTCCTGTCGGGATTCGCTGGTTACTTGGTGAGGCCGGTGATGACTGACGTCACTGTCGCCGCCGTTTGCTCCGGCATAAACGATTCATGTTCTCTCGCCGTTTATCTCACCGGAGTACAACAAGTG actGTAGGAATAGGGACAATGGTCATGATGCCAGTGATCGGAAATCTATCCGACAGATATGGAATCAAAGCATTGCTCACTCTTCCCATGTGCCTCTCTATTCTTCCTCCAG CGATATTAGGGTATAGAAGGGATAGAAACTTTTTCTACGCATTTTATATTACCAAGACTCTATTTGATATGGTCTGCCGAGGCACTGTTGACTGTCTCGCTCAAGCctatgtg GCCAAAAATGTTCATGGAAAAAGGAGAATATCAATGTTTGGAGTTTTTGCTGGTGTCAAAACAATATCCGGGGTTTTTGCAACATTCTCAGCTCGTTTTTTACCTATAGCTTCGACTTTTCAG GTTTCAGCTATATCATTATTCGTTGGTTTGGTGTACATGAGAGTTTTCCTCAAAGAGAGGTTACACGACGAAGATAACGAGAATtctgatgatggtggtggtagTAATAATCAACAAAAAGTTCATGATGATGGTGATCTAAGGATGTTAGCAGAGCCGATTCTAAAAGACGCACCAAGTAAAACACATGTATTCAACGTTAAGTATTCTTCTTTGAAAGATATGGCCagctttataaaaaaaag CCCCATACTCGTTCAAACATTGGTGGTTACATTCTTTGCTACCTTATCACAAAGTGGAATGCAGTCTGCTTTCATG TATTTTATGAAAGCTCGTTTTGGGTTCAACAAAAATGACTTTGCTGAGCTCTTTCTACTGGATAACATCATTGGCTCCACCTCCCag CTGTTTATATTGCCGATATTGGTTTCTGCCATTGGAGAACGTTGGGTATTATCAACGGGGCTTCTTATGGATTTTTTAAAC GCAGCTATTCTCAGTGTTGCGTGGTCAGCATGG ATTCCTTATGCCACGACCCTGCTTGTACCCGGAGCCATGTTCGTGATGCCATCG GTTTATGGTATTGCCTCAAGACAAGTTGGATCCGGTGAACAG GGGAAGGTCCAAGGATGCATAGCCGGGGTAAAGTCCCTGGCTGGAGTTTTAGCTCCATGTGTATTTAGTCCATTAACAG CATTGTTTCTCTCCGAAAATGCACCGTTCTATTTCCCTGGATTCAGCCTTCTATGTATCGCCTTCTCATTG ATGATTGGATTCTTTCAGAGTCTTCTGTTAAAAGATCTTCCTTCTCCATTAGTGAATAAACCAATCAGCAAGGTAGCAACAAATTAA